A window of the Salvelinus fontinalis isolate EN_2023a chromosome 26, ASM2944872v1, whole genome shotgun sequence genome harbors these coding sequences:
- the LOC129824450 gene encoding uncharacterized protein LOC129824450: MKNMMTSFIYFPYLMIRKQSLEMITNSAKRQRLIHLIVSVEYAYCHSLFCFLCRMVIKRTKSDKSNLVVNQFDLPPYCLASYLHVSQLSPGYGLREQDIKGTAGTITAEITTRRGNHHQAMRMKSVVALLVLLHCCLSGAQVHRDRVSVHQVDYEDGESRGNDIQVDKPRAEAAATTHSQQTCQTDIHTVLREMNTMMVEQRVELRHTKTELGAMEARLRASESEVEELKSKVEEQTRRNEAQAVELSSMETRSNITESHVEVLKRHIEDIKVAFSASLGGPAFSGQVGPFNTGITLVYRSVYTNIGNAYNPTTGIFTAPVRGLYLFRFYIFAWGEDSVPTTTALFKNGHQMAMAFARQAAGSVNSSNGVSLLLEVGDVVYVHLWAGRQIFDNVNRLSTFSGHLLFTM, from the exons ATGAAAAATATGATGACATCATTCATATACTTCCCATACCTAATGATTAGAAAACAATCTCTTGAAATGATAACAAATTCAGCCAAAAGGCAAAGGTTGATTCATTTAATTGTGTCTGTGGAATACGCTTATTGCCATTCTTTGTTCTGCTTTCTGTGTCGCATGGTTATTAAAAGAACCAAATCAGATAAAAGTAATCTTGTGGTGAATCAGTTTGATTTACCACCTTATTGTTTGGCTTCATATCTGCACGTGTCCCAGTTATCACCGGGTTATGGTTTAAGAGAACAGGATATAAAGGGGACAGCTGGGACAATAACAGCAGAAATAACCACAAGAAGAGGAAATCACCATCAAGCAATGAGAATGAAGAGTGTGGTAGCTCTGCTGGTGTTGCtgcactgctgtctgtctggagcccAGGTCCACAGAGACAGAGTCAGTGTCCATCAGGTTGACtatgaggatggagagagcagagggaatgACATTCAGGTTGACAAACCGAGAGCGGAAGCTGCAGCCACAACACACAGCCAGCAAACGTGCCAGACTGACATCCACACTGTGCTGAGAGAGATGAACACCATGATGGTGGAGCAGAGAGTTGAGCTGAGACACACGAAGACTGAACTGGGAGCCATGGAGGCCCGACTGAGAGCCAGTGAGAGCGAGGTGGAGGAACTGAAATCCAAAGTGGAGGAACAGACTAGAAGGAATGAAG CACAAGCAGTGGAACTAAGCTCCATGGAGACTCGTTCTAACATCACTGAGAGCCACGTTGAAGTTCTGAAGAGGCATATTGAAG ACATAAAGGTGGCTTTCTCCGCCTCACTTGGAGGACCTGCTTTCAGTGGACAAGTTGGACCCTTCAACACTGGAATCACCCTGGTCTACAGAAGTGTCTACACAAATATTGGCAATGCTTATAACCCCACTACAG GAATCTTCACAGCACCAGTGAGAGGACTCTATCTGTTCAGGTTTTACATCTTTGCATGGGGTGAGGATTCAGTTCCTACAACCACGGCCTTGTTTAAGAATGGACATCAAATGGCAATGGCATTTGCTCGCCAAGCTGCTGGTAGTGTTAATTCCTCCAATGGCGTGTCACTGCTGCTGGAGGTGGGAGATGTGGTCTACGTGCATCTCTGGGCTGGGCGGCAGATATTTGACAATGTAAATCGCCTCAGCACCTTCAGTGGCCACCTGCTTTTCACTATGTAA